Genomic window (Streptomyces sp. TG1A-60):
TGGTCGGGGATGTCGGCCACGGCGTCCCAGCGGTCGGAGCCGCCGACCGTCATGGCGTCCTCGGTCCGTTCGGCGCCGATCTGGCGGGCGCCGAGGCGGAAGACCTCCGGGGCCACCCACGTCGGGGCGTGTACACCGTTCGTCACCGAGGTGATCGGGACCTCCTCCGCGTCGAAGCCCGGCCACAGGCCGGAGAACATCTCGCGGCTGACCTGGCCGTGCAGCAGCGAGACGCCGTTCGCGCGCTGCGCCAGCCGCAGCCCCATCACGGCCATGTTGAAGACGTTCGGGTCGCCGCCCCGGTAGGTCTCCATGCCCAGTCCCAGGATGCGGCCCACGTCCATGCGCGGGAGTTCGGCGTGGGGCCCGAAGTGGCGGGCGACCAGCTCCCGGTCGAAGCGGTCGATGCCGGCGGGGACGGGGGTGTGGGTGGTGAAGACCGTGCCGGCCCGGACCGCCTCGAGGCCGGCGTCGAAGTCGAGCCCCTCGTCGCGGAGTTCGGCGATGCGTTCCAGGCCGAGGAAGCCCGCGTGTCCCTCGTTGGTGTGGAAGACCTCCGGCCCGGGGTGGCCGGTGAGCCTGCAGTACATGCGTACGGCCCGGACTCCTCCTATGCCGAGCAGCATCTCCTGGAGGAGGCGGTGTTCGCTGCCGCCGCCGTACAGCCGGTCGGTGACGCCGCGTTCGCCGAGGTCGTTCTCCTCGACGTCCGAGTCGAGCAGCAGCAACGGCACCCGGCCGACCTGGGCCTGCCAGATGCGGGCGTGCAGCCGTCGGCCGCCGGGGAGAGCCAGGTCGACCTGGGCGGGGGTGCCGTCGGCCGCCGCCAGCGGCACCAGGGGCAGCTCGTTCGGGTCGAGCACCGGATAGTGCTCCTGCTGCCAGCCGTCGCGGGACAGGGACTGCCGGAAGTAGCCGTGCCGGTAGAGCAGTCCGACGCCGATCATCGGTACGCCGAGGTCGCTGGCCGCCTTCAGATGGTCGCCGGCGAGGATGCCGAGGCCGCCGGAGTACTGCGGCAGGGCGGCGGTGATGCCGAACTCGGGCGAGAAGTAGGCGACGGCGGCCGGGAGTTCGGACGTCTGTGCCTGCCCCTGGTACCAGCGGTCCCCCGTGGCGTAGTCCCGCAGGTCGTCGGCGACGACGGTCAGGCGGCGCAGAAATCGCCGGTCCTCGGCGAGTTCGGCCAGGCGCCGGGTGGAGACGGAGCCGAGGAGGCGTACGGGGTCACCGCCGGACGCGGCCCAGCGCTCGGGGTCGACCGACTGGAAGAGGTCACGGGTCTCCGCGTGCCAGGACCAGCGCAGATTGCGCGCCAGTTCGCTGAGCGGATGCAGGGCTTCGGGAAGGACGGGTCGGACGGTGAATCTGCGGATGGCCTTCACAGAGGGTTCCACCTTCACGCCAGGACGTACGGGCCGGGGGACGCACTGCTGCCGTGCGCCCGTTCGTCACCCCCGACGGTAGGGAGCGGCGCGGGGGTCCGGCAACTGCGGCGCGTCCCTCGGTACGCAATTACGGCGCATCCGTACCCCGGCCGCCCTGCGGGGCAGTCCCCTTCGGCGGGTTCAGTCCTGAATTCGCCGCAAGCCAGCCGCAACCTTCCCATGTACCCCACGGGGGATATGGCCGATTCCGCCCCTCTGTGCGACCTTGTGGCGCTTCACGCCTCGCGAGAGGCTGCCCAGTGGCGCACCGGCCGTCCTCGGCCGAATCCGGTGGATTCCGGCAGCCCGCCACGGCCGGCTCCCGCTGAACCGCGGTGCCGGTGCGCCGGGTCGAGGAGGGGGTTCTCACACATGCACCATCTGGCAGAGGCGAGAAGCTGGCGCGCACGCTGGGCGGGAGGCCTCACGGCGGTCATGACGGCCGCGGTGCTTTCGGCCGTCACCCTGCCCGCGCAGGCCGCTCCGGAGGGGCTCGTCATCGGAGCCGGTGATCCCGGTTCCCTCAGCGGCAGTTACATCGTGACCCTCAAGGCGGGAACGAAGGCCCCGTCGACGGCGGGAAAGGACGTGGCGGCGGAGTACGGGGCGAGAATAGGCCATATGTACAGCACGGCCCTGAACGGTTACTCCGTACGGGCCGGTGAGAAACAGGCCAGGCGTCTCGCGGCGGACTCCCGCGTGGCCTCGGTCGTCCAGGACTCGAAGGTCGCCTACGACCACCGGCAGCCCGACCCGCCCTCGTGGGGCCTGGACCGGATCGACCAACCGAAGCCGCCGCTCGACAAGAGCTACACCTGGCCCGAGTCGGCGGGCAAGGGCGCCACCGTGTACGTGATCGACACCGGCATACGGATCACCCATGAGGACTTCGGCGGCCGGGCCGGTCACGGCTGGGACTTCGTCCAGAACGACCGGATCGCGCAGGACGGCAACGGCCACGGCACCCATGTCGCGGGCACCGTCGCCGGCACCGCCCACGGCGTCGCCAAGAAGGCGAAGGTCGTCGCCGTGCGCGTCCTCGACAACGCGGGCTCGGGGACGACCGCCCAGGTCATCGCCGGTATCGACTGGGTCACCCGGCATGCGAGGAAGCCGGCCGTGGCCACCATGAGCCTGGGCGGCTTCGGCAACGCGCAACTCGACGCCGCCGTACGCAACTCCATAGCGTCCGGGGTCACCTACACGGTCGCCGCGGGCAACGACGGACTCGCCGCCGGCCTGTACTCGCCCGCCCGCGTCAAGCAGGCGATCACGGTCGGCGCCACCGACCGGAAGGACGTCCGCGCCGACTTCTCGAACTGGGGCCCGAGCCTGGACCTGTTCGCGCCCGGCGTGTCCGTCACCTCCGCCTCGCACAGGAGCGACACCGCGAAGGCGACCCTTTCGGGTACGTCCATGGCCACCCCGCACGCGGCGGGGGCGGCTGCGCTCCATCTGGCCGACCATCCGTCGGCCACGCCGGCCGAGGTGGGCGAAGTCCTGGTGGAGCGTGCGGTTTCGGGCAAGGTCAAGGACGGATATCCGGGCTCCCCGAACCGACTTCTCCAGGTCGACGGCCCGTAGGAAGCCGTAACACCACAGGTGAACAGCCCTTTACCCAGAGCGACTACAGTGACCGGTCTCGCCCACCCAGGACGAGGCCGGTCTTGTGTGTAGACATACGCGTGAGTAGTTAACAAAGTGCCGGAATGCCCACCCGCACTGTGTGGGAAGGCTCCACCGGTACGTCCCGCTGGCCCCACCTCCCCACAACTCTCATCCGCCCACCCACGTTGACGCGGACAGGAGCGGTCATGCCCGCCACGCACCACTCGTCAGCACCCCCGACGACCAGTACCACGCCCGCCGCACCCGACAGCACCGCCGCACGCCCCGCACGCCGGGCGCGCACCGGCCCGCCCGAGCCGACCGCGCCGCCCCCCAAGACCCCTGTGCCCCCGGGCGCCCCCACCATCGGGCGGATACCGGTCCTCGACGTACGGCCGACCGTGCACCACGGCCGCCGACCGGCGAAGGCGGTCGTGGGCGAGGCCTTCGAGATCTCGGCCGTCGTCATCCGGGAGGGCCATGACGCGGTCGCCGCCCATGTCGTGCTCAGGGACCCGGAGGGCCGTCCGGCCGGCTGGACCCCGATGCGCGAACTCGCCCCCGGCACCGACCGTTGGGGCGCCACCGTCTCCGTACCGGGCGAGGGCCTCTGGTCCTACGCCGTAGAGGGCTGGGGCGACCCGATCAGCACCTGGCGCCACCACGCCCACATCAAGATCCCGGCCGGCATCGACACCGAACTGGTCCTGGAGGAGGGCGCGCGCCTCTACGAACGCGCCGCCGACGGCGTCCCCGAGGGCCTGGGCAGGCGAGGCGTCCTGCTCGCCGCCGTGGACGCGCTCCGGGACACCGGGCGGCCCGCGTCCGCCCGGCTGGCGGCGGCGTCGGTGCCGGAGGTGGACGAGGTCCTGGCCGTGCACCCGTTGCGTGAGCTGGTCACCTCCAGCGAGCCGTTGCCGCTGCTGGTGGAGCGGGAACGGGCCCTGTTCGGCTCCTGGTACGAGTTCTTCCCCCGCTCCGAGGGCACCCCCGAACAGCCCCACGGCACCTTCCGCACCGCAGCCCGCCGCCTGCCCGCCATCGCGGGGATGGGCTTCGACGTGGTCTACCTGCCACCGATCCACCCCATCGGCACCACCTTCCGCAAGGGCCGCAACAACACCCTCTCCCCCACCGGCGACGACGTGGGCGTGCCCTGGGCGATCGGCTCACCCGAGGGCGGCCACGACGCCGTCCACCCCCACCTGGGCACCCTCGAGGACTTCGACCACTTCGTCACCGAAGCCCGCGCGCTGGGGCTGGAGGTGGCCCTCGACTTCGCCCTGCAGTGCTCCCCCGACCACCCCTGGGTGCACAAACACCCCGAGTGGTTCCACCACCGCCCCGACGGCACCATCGCCCACGCGGAGAACCCGCCCAAGAAGTACCAGGACATCTACCCCATCGCCTTCGACGCCGACATGCCCGGCCTGATCACCGAGACCACCCGGGTACTGCGGCACTGGATGGACCACGGCGTGCGGATCTTCCGCGTCGACAACCCCCACACCAAACCGGTCGTCTTCTGGGAACAGGTGATCGCCGACATCAACCGCACCGACCCGGACGTCATCTTCCTCGCCGAGGCGTTCACCCGCCCGGCGATGATGCACACCCTGGCCGCGGCCGGATTCCAGCAGTCCTACACCTACTTCACCTGGCGTACCACCAAGGAGGAACTGACCGAGTACGCCACCGAACTGGCCGGCGAGGCCGCGAGCTACATGCGGCCCAACTTCTTCGTCAACACCCCCGACATCCTCCACGCCTTCCTCCAGGACGGCGGACGCCCGGCCTTCGAACTGCGCGCCGTACTCGCCGCGACCCTCTCCCCCACCTGGGGCGTCTACTCCGGCTACGAACTGTGCGAGAACACCCCCCTCAAACCCGGCAGCGAGGAATACCTCGACTCGGAGAAGTACCAACTCCGCCCACGCGACTGGGACACCGCCGAACGAGACGGACGCACCATCGCCCCACTGCTCGGCAAGCTCAACGAGATCAGGCGCCGGAGCCCGGCGCTGCGACAGTTGCGCGACCTGCACTTCCATCACGCCGACCAGGAAGCGGTGATCATCTACTCGAAGCGCGCGGGCTCGAACACGGTTCTGGTGGTCGTGAACCTCGACCCCCACCACACCCAGGAGGCCACCGTCTCGTTGGACATGCCGCAACTCGGCCTGGACTGGCATGAGTCCGTGCTGGTGCGCGACGAGCTCACCGGCGAGGTCCACACCTGGGGCAGGAACAACTACGTACGTCTCGAACCGGGCCGCGCGCCCGCTCACGTACTGACCGTCCTGCGACCGTCCAACCCGCAGATCGGGGGGTCACCCACATAATGATCGTCAACGAGCCCGTTCCGGACACCTTCGAGGACACGCCGCAGAAGGACCGGGACCCGGACTGGTTCAAACGCGCCGTCTTCTACGAGGTCCTCGTCCGCTCCTTCCAGGACAGCAACGGCGACGGCGTCGGCGACCTCAAGGGCCTGACCGCCAAACTCGACTATCTGCAGTGGCTGGGCATCGACTGCATCTGGCTCCCGCCCTTCTTCAAGTCGCCACTGCGCGACGGCGGCTACGACGTCTCCGACTACACCGCCGTCCTCCCCGAGTTCGGCGACCTCGCCGACTTCGTGGAATTCGTCGACGCCGCCCACCAGCGCGGCATGCGCGTCATCATCGACTTCGTCATGAACCACACCAGCGACCAGCACCCGTGGTTCCAGGAGTCCCGCAGCGACCCCGACGGCCCCTACGGCGACTACTACATCTGGGCCGACGACGACAAGCAGTACCAGGACGCCCGCATCATCTTCGTCGACACCGAAGTCTCCAACTGGACCTTCGACCCCGTCCGCAAGCAGTACTTCTGGCACCGCTTCTTCGCCCACCAACCGGACCTCAACTACGAGAACCCGGCGGTCCAGGAGGAGATGATCTCGGCGCTGCGTTTCTGGCTGGACCTGGGCATCGACGGCTTCCGGCTGGACGCGGTGCCGTATCTGTACCAGCAGGAGGGCACCAACTGCGAGAACCTTCCCGCGACGCATCAGTTCCTCAAGCGGGTGCGGAAGGAGATCGACGCGCACTACCCCGACACCGTACTGCTGGCGGAGGCGAACCAGTGGCCGGAGGACGTCGTCGACTACTTCGGCGACTTCCCCAGCGGCGGCGACGAATGCCACATGGCGTTCCACTTCCCGGTGATGCCGCGCATCTTCATGGCTGTACGCAGGGAGTCCCGCTACCCGGTCTCGGAAATCCTCGCCAAGACCCCGGCCATTCCGTCGAACTGCCAGTGGGGCATCTTCCTGCGCAACCACGACGAGCTCACCCTCGAAATGGTCACCGACGAAGAACGCGACTACATGTACGCGGAGTACGCCAAGGACCCGCGCATGCGCGCCAACATCGGAATCAGGCGCCGCCTCGCCCCGCTCCTCGACAACGACCGCAACCAGATCGAACTGTTCACGGCCCTGCTGCTCTCCCTGCCCGGCTCGCCGATCCTCTACTACGGCGACGAGATCGGCATGGGCGACAACATCTGGCTCGGCGACCGGGACGCGGTGCGCACCCCCATGCAGTGGACACCCGACCGCAACGCGGGCTTCTCCTCCTGCGATCCGGGACGGCTCTCGCTGCCGACGATCATGGACCCGGTCTACGGCTACCAGGTGACGAACGTCGAGGCGTCGATGTCCTCCCCGTCGTCGCTGCTGCACTGGACCCGCCGCATGATCGAGATCCGCAAGCAGAACCCGGCGTTCGGCCTCGGCACCTACACCGAGCTGCCCTCGTCCAACCCCGCCGTCCTCGCCTTCCTCCGGGAGGCCCCCTCCACCGGGGAGAACGAGGACGACCTGGTGCTGTGCGTGCACAACTTCTCCCGTTTCGCGCAGCCCACCGAACTCGACCTGAGCGCCTACGGAGGACGTCACCCCGTCGAGCTCATCGGCGGAGTGCGCTTCCCGGCCATCGGCGAGCTGCCGTATCTGCTCACCCTCGCGGGTCACGGCTTCTACTGGTTCCGCCTGCGAAAGGACGCCGTGTAAGCCCGACCGGAACCCGGGGCGGGCCGGTTTCTCCCGGCCCGCCCGGGGCACGCATCAGTAACACCCCGCCCCGGGGAAAGGACGCGACGCCATGTCGGAAGCCGCCACGCACTCCACCGCGACAAGTCCTGCACCACTGCCCGCGGTCGAAGCGATGCCCGAGCTGCTCACCTCGCTGGAGCCGCTGCTGCGGGAGTGGCTGCCACGGCAGCGCTGGTTCGCGGGGAAGGGGCGGCCGGTCACCGGGTTCGGTCTGGTGGCGGCCACCGCACTGCTGCCGGTGGCTTCGCGGGTGGAGGACTCCCGGTCGGGCACGGCGAAGGCCGGGCTGCTGCATCTCCTCGTCCGCGCCCATCAGCCGCTGGTACCGGCCCAGGGCGCCCCGTCCCACCCCGGCGACTGCTACCAACTGCTGCTCGGCGTGCGCGAGGCGCTGCCGCCACGGCTCGCGCCCGCGCTGATCGGGCATGTGACCGAAGGCCCGCTGGCCGGACGGACGGTCTACGAGGCGCTGCACGACCCACGCCTCGCCGAGGTCCTCCTGGAGGCCCTGCGGACGCAGGCACACGTCGGCGGGCTGCGCTGCGGGCGGGACACGCGCCACGACATCCCCGAGGGCCTGGTGCCGCGCCTGGTCACCTCGGAGCAGTCCAACTCCTCGATCGTGTACGGCGATACGTTCATCCTCAAGCTGTTCCGTCGGGTCGTGCCCGGGGACAACCCCGACCTCGAACTGCCGATGACGCTGTCCCGCGAGCGGTGCCCCCGTGTCCCGTCGCCGGCGGCCTGGATGGTGGCCGACCTGGGCCCCACCGCCGATCCCGACGGCCACCACGTCCTGGGCGTCCTCCAGCCGTTCCTCCACGGCGCGGCGGACGGCTGGGAGCTGGCGCTGAGCGTGCTGGCCAAGGGGGAGGACTTCACCGCCGAGGCGCGGGCACTGGGGCAGGCGACCGCAGAGGTCCACACCGCGCTGGCACGGGCACTGCCCATGGTCACGCTGGGCCGGCCACAACTGGAGCGGCTGGTCGCCGGCATGACCGAACGCCTGGAGGCGGCGGCGCAGGCCGTACCCGCGCTGCGGCCGTACGCACCGGGGCTGCACACCGCATTCGAGGCGCTCGCCGACCTGGCCGCCGAGGGCCGCGCCTGGACGGCCCAGCGCATCCATGGCGATCTTCACCTCGGCCAGTGTCTCCGCTCTGCCTCCGGGGAGTGGTCGCTCATAGATTTCGAGGGTGAGCCGTCGAAGCCGCTGGCCGAGCGCCGTATGCCGCAGCCCGTCGCCCGCGACATCGCCGGCATGCTCCGCTCCTTCGACTACGCCGCCCACTCCCTCCGGCCCCCGGCCACCGACTGGGCGACCGCCTGCCGGGCCGCGTACTGCTCCGGCTACGCGGACGTCACCGGGGCCGACCCGCGCACCGATCCCGTACTGCTGCGCGCCTACGAGACCGACAAGGCCGTGTACGAGGTCCTCTACGAGGCCCGCCACCGCCCCGACTGGCTGCCGGTGCCCCTGGCGGCCGTCCACCGCCTGTCCACGGACACCGGCGCCGACACTCCCTGACCGCCCCACACCAGCCCCTGCCGAGGAGGCCGTCCCTGTGACTCCCCGCCCGCCGTCCGACGACAGCACGCAGCCCACCGGCGCCGCCGCCGAGGGCCCTGGCCCGGTGAAGAAGTCGGCCGCGAGGAAACCCGCCGCCGAGAAGGCGCCGGCGAAGAAGACGGCGACGAAGAAGGCAGCGGCCAAGAGCACGGCGAAAGCGGTCGCCAAGAAGGCCGCCGAGGCGACGGCAGCGGTCGGGAAACCCGCCGAAGGCAAGCCGGTGGGCACGGAGGTGACCGACGGGGCGCCCGCGGCGGTCGAGAAGGCGGCCGGGGGCAAAGCGGTGGCGAAGAGGACCGCCGGGAGCGGCAGGTCCGCGACGAGAAGGGTGGCGGACGGCGAGGGCTCGGCCGAGAAGACCCCTGCCACGAGGGCTGCCGCCAGGAAGGCCCCTGCGAAGAAGGCCGTGACGAAGAAGGCCGTGACGAAGAAGGCCGTGACGAAGAAGGCGACGGCCAAGAAGACCGCTGCCAAGACCGCTGCCGAGAAAGCCGTGGCCAAGAAGGCAGTCGCCAAGCAAGCCGTGGCCAGGAAGGCCCCGGCCAAGAAAGCCGTCACCGCCAAGGCCGTCGCCAAGAAGGCCGCCGCGAAGAAGGCGGTGAGGCCGCCGCAGAAGACGGAACGGGCGGCGGTGATGGTTCCTGCCGTCCCACGGGGCGCCGGAAGTACCGTGCCCGAACCGGCTGGGTCAGCGGTCCCCGAACCGGCGGCGGTCCCCAGGCAGTCCGCCACCGAGCCGGTCGTCGGCGAACCGGTGGTTCCCCGGCAGGCCACCGCCGGGCCGGCGGTCTCCGCCCCCTCGGCCCACGGACCCGGCCTCACCCGGCCCGCTTTCTCCCCGCCGTCGACGGCGCCGACCGCGACCGCCTGCTGGCCGGCACGCACCACGCCCCGCACTCCGTGCTGGGGGCGCATCCGACGCCCGGCGGGGTGGTGTTCCGGGCGTTCCGGCCGTACGCGCTCGGGGTGAGTGTGGTGGTGGAGTCGGTGCGGACACAGTTGCACGACGACGGGGGCGGGTTCTTCTCGGGGCTGTTGCCGTTGCGGGAGGTGCCGGCGGGGTACCGGCTGCTGGTCTCGTACGAGAGCGCGGAGCACGAGACCGAGGACGCGTACCGGTTCCTGCCGGCGATCGGCGAGCTGGACCTGCATCTGATCAACGAGGGACGGCACGAGGAGCTGTGGCGGGCGCTCGGCGCCGAGCCGATGACCCACCAGGGCGTCACCGGCACCCGCTTCACGGTGTGGGCACCGAACGCGCGCGGCGTACGGCTGGCCGGGACCTTCAACTTCTGGGACGGCACGGGGTTCCCGATGCGCTCGCTGGGCTCCTCCGGGGTGTGGGAGCTGTTCGTGCCGGGGATCGGTGAGGGCGAGCTGTACAAGTTCGAGATCACCCGGCCCGACGGCTCGAAGACGCTCCGCGCGGACCCGCTGGCCCGCCGTACGGAGGTGCCGCCCGGCACGTCCTCCATCGTGCACGCCTCGCACCACGAGTGGGGCGACGAGGAGTGGCTGGCGAAGCGGGCGGAGATCCCCGCGCACGAGGCACCGTTCTCCGTCTACGAGGTCCATCTGCCCTCCTGGCGACCGGGACTGACGTACCGTCAACTCGCCGAGCAGCTACCGGCGTACGTCTCGGACCTCGGCTTCACCCATGTCGAACTGCTGCCCGTCGCGGAGCACCCGTTCGGCGGCTCGTGGGGCTACCAGGTCACCGGGTTCTACGCGCCGACGGCCCGCCTCGGCACCCCCGACGACTTCAAGTATCTGGTCGACGCGCTGCACCGGGCGGGCATCGGCGTGCTGATGGACTGGGTGCCGGCCCACTTCCCGCGCGACGACTGGGCCTTGGCCGAGTTCGACGGGCGTCCGCTGTACGAACACGAGGACCCGGCGCGGGCGGCGCACCCCGACTGGGGGACGCTGGAGTTCGACTACGGGCGCCGTGAGGTGCGCAACTTCCTGGTGGCGAACGCCCTTTACTGGTGTGAGGAGTACCACATCGACGGCCTGCGGGTGGATGCCGTGGCGTCGATGCTCTACCTCGACTACTCGCGCGAGCCGGGCCAGTGGACGCCGAACGAGCACGGCGGCCGGGAGAACCTGGACGCGGTGGCCTTTCTGCAGGAGATGAACGCGACGGTGTACCGGCGGGTGCCGGGCGTCGTGACGATCGCCGAGGAGTCGACCGCCTGGGACGGCGTCACCCGCGCCACCCACCACGTCGGTCCGGGCGGCTTCGGCGGTCTCGGCTTCGGCCTGAAGTGGAACATGGGCTGGATGCACGACTCACTGGGCTACATGTCCAGGGAGCCGGTGCATCGCAAGCACCACCACAACGACATGACGTTCTCCATGGTGTACGCGTACAGCGAGAACTACGTCCTCCCCATCTCCCACGACGAGGTCGTGCACGGCAAGGGTTCGCTGGTGTCGAAGATGCCGGGCGACTGGTGGCAGCGACGGGCCGACCACCGCGCGTATCTCGGCTTCATGTGGGCCCACCCCGGCAAGCAACTCCTGTTCA
Coding sequences:
- a CDS encoding glycosyltransferase family 1 protein — its product is MKAIRRFTVRPVLPEALHPLSELARNLRWSWHAETRDLFQSVDPERWAASGGDPVRLLGSVSTRRLAELAEDRRFLRRLTVVADDLRDYATGDRWYQGQAQTSELPAAVAYFSPEFGITAALPQYSGGLGILAGDHLKAASDLGVPMIGVGLLYRHGYFRQSLSRDGWQQEHYPVLDPNELPLVPLAAADGTPAQVDLALPGGRRLHARIWQAQVGRVPLLLLDSDVEENDLGERGVTDRLYGGGSEHRLLQEMLLGIGGVRAVRMYCRLTGHPGPEVFHTNEGHAGFLGLERIAELRDEGLDFDAGLEAVRAGTVFTTHTPVPAGIDRFDRELVARHFGPHAELPRMDVGRILGLGMETYRGGDPNVFNMAVMGLRLAQRANGVSLLHGQVSREMFSGLWPGFDAEEVPITSVTNGVHAPTWVAPEVFRLGARQIGAERTEDAMTVGGSDRWDAVADIPDQDIWELRRGLREQLVTEVRERLYASWRQRGAGTAELGWIDGVLDPDVLTIGFARRVPSYKRLTLMLRDPDRLMELLLHPERPAQIVVAGKAHPADDGGKRLIQELVRFADDPRVRHRIVFLPDYGMAMARKLYPGCDVWLNNPLRPLEACGTSGMKAALNGCLNLSVLDGWWDEWFQPDFGWAIPTADGKATDDDRRDELEATALYDLLGQRVAPRFYERGQGGLPDRWIEMVRQTLTHLGPKVLAGRMVREYVERLYAPAARAHRSLTPDVARESADWKARVRGGWHRVKVDHVETSAAPESTAAELGATLVLRVRVALGDLAPDDVEVQAVSGRVDTEDRITDGTYGPLKPTSGPDEEGRWLYEGPLALDRTGSFGYTVRILPAHRLLVSPAELGLVAVPPEEMGEGAGVLMR
- a CDS encoding S8 family peptidase; this translates as MHHLAEARSWRARWAGGLTAVMTAAVLSAVTLPAQAAPEGLVIGAGDPGSLSGSYIVTLKAGTKAPSTAGKDVAAEYGARIGHMYSTALNGYSVRAGEKQARRLAADSRVASVVQDSKVAYDHRQPDPPSWGLDRIDQPKPPLDKSYTWPESAGKGATVYVIDTGIRITHEDFGGRAGHGWDFVQNDRIAQDGNGHGTHVAGTVAGTAHGVAKKAKVVAVRVLDNAGSGTTAQVIAGIDWVTRHARKPAVATMSLGGFGNAQLDAAVRNSIASGVTYTVAAGNDGLAAGLYSPARVKQAITVGATDRKDVRADFSNWGPSLDLFAPGVSVTSASHRSDTAKATLSGTSMATPHAAGAAALHLADHPSATPAEVGEVLVERAVSGKVKDGYPGSPNRLLQVDGP
- a CDS encoding alpha-1,4-glucan--maltose-1-phosphate maltosyltransferase — encoded protein: MPATHHSSAPPTTSTTPAAPDSTAARPARRARTGPPEPTAPPPKTPVPPGAPTIGRIPVLDVRPTVHHGRRPAKAVVGEAFEISAVVIREGHDAVAAHVVLRDPEGRPAGWTPMRELAPGTDRWGATVSVPGEGLWSYAVEGWGDPISTWRHHAHIKIPAGIDTELVLEEGARLYERAADGVPEGLGRRGVLLAAVDALRDTGRPASARLAAASVPEVDEVLAVHPLRELVTSSEPLPLLVERERALFGSWYEFFPRSEGTPEQPHGTFRTAARRLPAIAGMGFDVVYLPPIHPIGTTFRKGRNNTLSPTGDDVGVPWAIGSPEGGHDAVHPHLGTLEDFDHFVTEARALGLEVALDFALQCSPDHPWVHKHPEWFHHRPDGTIAHAENPPKKYQDIYPIAFDADMPGLITETTRVLRHWMDHGVRIFRVDNPHTKPVVFWEQVIADINRTDPDVIFLAEAFTRPAMMHTLAAAGFQQSYTYFTWRTTKEELTEYATELAGEAASYMRPNFFVNTPDILHAFLQDGGRPAFELRAVLAATLSPTWGVYSGYELCENTPLKPGSEEYLDSEKYQLRPRDWDTAERDGRTIAPLLGKLNEIRRRSPALRQLRDLHFHHADQEAVIIYSKRAGSNTVLVVVNLDPHHTQEATVSLDMPQLGLDWHESVLVRDELTGEVHTWGRNNYVRLEPGRAPAHVLTVLRPSNPQIGGSPT
- the treS gene encoding maltose alpha-D-glucosyltransferase; the protein is MIVNEPVPDTFEDTPQKDRDPDWFKRAVFYEVLVRSFQDSNGDGVGDLKGLTAKLDYLQWLGIDCIWLPPFFKSPLRDGGYDVSDYTAVLPEFGDLADFVEFVDAAHQRGMRVIIDFVMNHTSDQHPWFQESRSDPDGPYGDYYIWADDDKQYQDARIIFVDTEVSNWTFDPVRKQYFWHRFFAHQPDLNYENPAVQEEMISALRFWLDLGIDGFRLDAVPYLYQQEGTNCENLPATHQFLKRVRKEIDAHYPDTVLLAEANQWPEDVVDYFGDFPSGGDECHMAFHFPVMPRIFMAVRRESRYPVSEILAKTPAIPSNCQWGIFLRNHDELTLEMVTDEERDYMYAEYAKDPRMRANIGIRRRLAPLLDNDRNQIELFTALLLSLPGSPILYYGDEIGMGDNIWLGDRDAVRTPMQWTPDRNAGFSSCDPGRLSLPTIMDPVYGYQVTNVEASMSSPSSLLHWTRRMIEIRKQNPAFGLGTYTELPSSNPAVLAFLREAPSTGENEDDLVLCVHNFSRFAQPTELDLSAYGGRHPVELIGGVRFPAIGELPYLLTLAGHGFYWFRLRKDAV
- a CDS encoding maltokinase translates to MSEAATHSTATSPAPLPAVEAMPELLTSLEPLLREWLPRQRWFAGKGRPVTGFGLVAATALLPVASRVEDSRSGTAKAGLLHLLVRAHQPLVPAQGAPSHPGDCYQLLLGVREALPPRLAPALIGHVTEGPLAGRTVYEALHDPRLAEVLLEALRTQAHVGGLRCGRDTRHDIPEGLVPRLVTSEQSNSSIVYGDTFILKLFRRVVPGDNPDLELPMTLSRERCPRVPSPAAWMVADLGPTADPDGHHVLGVLQPFLHGAADGWELALSVLAKGEDFTAEARALGQATAEVHTALARALPMVTLGRPQLERLVAGMTERLEAAAQAVPALRPYAPGLHTAFEALADLAAEGRAWTAQRIHGDLHLGQCLRSASGEWSLIDFEGEPSKPLAERRMPQPVARDIAGMLRSFDYAAHSLRPPATDWATACRAAYCSGYADVTGADPRTDPVLLRAYETDKAVYEVLYEARHRPDWLPVPLAAVHRLSTDTGADTP
- a CDS encoding histone H1-like repetitive region-containing protein is translated as MTPRPPSDDSTQPTGAAAEGPGPVKKSAARKPAAEKAPAKKTATKKAAAKSTAKAVAKKAAEATAAVGKPAEGKPVGTEVTDGAPAAVEKAAGGKAVAKRTAGSGRSATRRVADGEGSAEKTPATRAAARKAPAKKAVTKKAVTKKAVTKKATAKKTAAKTAAEKAVAKKAVAKQAVARKAPAKKAVTAKAVAKKAAAKKAVRPPQKTERAAVMVPAVPRGAGSTVPEPAGSAVPEPAAVPRQSATEPVVGEPVVPRQATAGPAVSAPSAHGPGLTRPAFSPPSTAPTATACWPARTTPRTPCWGRIRRPAGWCSGRSGRTRSG
- the glgB gene encoding 1,4-alpha-glucan branching enzyme; this translates as MLGAHPTPGGVVFRAFRPYALGVSVVVESVRTQLHDDGGGFFSGLLPLREVPAGYRLLVSYESAEHETEDAYRFLPAIGELDLHLINEGRHEELWRALGAEPMTHQGVTGTRFTVWAPNARGVRLAGTFNFWDGTGFPMRSLGSSGVWELFVPGIGEGELYKFEITRPDGSKTLRADPLARRTEVPPGTSSIVHASHHEWGDEEWLAKRAEIPAHEAPFSVYEVHLPSWRPGLTYRQLAEQLPAYVSDLGFTHVELLPVAEHPFGGSWGYQVTGFYAPTARLGTPDDFKYLVDALHRAGIGVLMDWVPAHFPRDDWALAEFDGRPLYEHEDPARAAHPDWGTLEFDYGRREVRNFLVANALYWCEEYHIDGLRVDAVASMLYLDYSREPGQWTPNEHGGRENLDAVAFLQEMNATVYRRVPGVVTIAEESTAWDGVTRATHHVGPGGFGGLGFGLKWNMGWMHDSLGYMSREPVHRKHHHNDMTFSMVYAYSENYVLPISHDEVVHGKGSLVSKMPGDWWQRRADHRAYLGFMWAHPGKQLLFMGQEFAQGTEWSEAHGPDWWLLDPAYGAEADHRGVRDLVRDLNTTYRRTPALWQRDTHPSGFSWITGDSADDNVLAFLRLAEDGTPLLAVSNFSPVVRQGYRLGVPDDTPAWHELLNTDAARYGGSDVTTPHPVKPEPRPWHGRPASIRVTLPPLATIWLRPA